Proteins encoded by one window of Bacteroidia bacterium:
- a CDS encoding CoA transferase, with translation MTALAIVLSLPQRFRPEKWNGKTMRVQLDFSEPQALQYLVTVSEKGCSLESGVSDSADCVVRCSGENYAKMEMGELNPQWALMSGKVKVSNVAMMLEFTKQFRRIKPGSMPDSPTLSRPKISGPLEGIKVLDLSRLLPGPLASLWLAELGAEIIKIEDPDSPDPIREFVPLVKGVSVFHTALNRHKKSLALNLRTDQGKKAFLKLVAKADMVLEGFRPGVMAKIGLDAETCRKANPGLIFVSISGYGQTGPLAHLAGHDLNYLAMSGLLSLIGEGQMPSFQTADVAGGSYAALSSILAALLQKHRQGKGAFLDISMTEAAMPLGLLANEHRKALPDATFELSGSMPNYRLYSTKDGRFIALAALEPKFWELFCRHAGKEHLLNMYLFSEEKRHESIAELERFFLEKTMKEWMDWTAGQDFCLTPVLNQMEVRQHPHFKARNSFNEAGYQRNPFGFTVQENQGWPAPSLGEDSEAILIEFGFSKSEISSLLTI, from the coding sequence ATGACAGCCCTAGCTATTGTACTATCATTGCCGCAGCGATTTAGACCCGAAAAGTGGAATGGTAAAACCATGCGGGTTCAATTGGATTTTTCTGAGCCTCAGGCCTTACAATATTTGGTTACTGTATCGGAAAAGGGATGCAGTTTGGAATCAGGAGTGAGTGACAGCGCCGATTGTGTTGTTCGATGCAGTGGAGAGAACTACGCAAAGATGGAAATGGGCGAACTGAATCCACAGTGGGCCTTGATGAGTGGAAAGGTTAAAGTGAGCAATGTAGCGATGATGCTGGAATTTACCAAGCAATTCAGACGGATAAAACCAGGAAGTATGCCGGACTCCCCTACTCTTTCCAGGCCCAAGATAAGCGGCCCGTTGGAAGGAATTAAAGTATTGGATTTGAGTCGGTTACTACCCGGTCCATTGGCTAGTTTATGGTTAGCCGAACTGGGAGCTGAAATAATTAAAATTGAAGACCCGGATTCGCCCGACCCTATTCGGGAGTTTGTTCCTCTGGTAAAAGGAGTTTCTGTTTTTCATACAGCCTTAAACCGCCATAAAAAAAGTCTTGCCCTTAACCTTAGAACCGATCAGGGAAAGAAAGCTTTTTTGAAACTGGTAGCAAAGGCCGATATGGTGCTGGAAGGCTTTAGGCCGGGAGTGATGGCGAAAATAGGCCTCGATGCAGAAACCTGTCGAAAAGCCAATCCAGGTCTGATTTTCGTTTCCATTTCGGGGTATGGACAAACCGGTCCGTTGGCCCACCTGGCAGGACATGATTTAAACTACCTGGCTATGTCGGGATTGCTCAGTCTGATTGGAGAAGGACAAATGCCATCGTTTCAAACGGCCGATGTAGCCGGAGGTTCTTACGCTGCTTTGAGTAGTATTTTGGCGGCTCTTCTTCAAAAGCATCGTCAGGGAAAAGGAGCATTTTTAGACATCAGCATGACCGAGGCTGCCATGCCTTTAGGGTTGCTGGCAAATGAACACCGAAAAGCCTTGCCGGATGCCACTTTTGAACTTTCAGGGAGCATGCCCAATTACCGTTTGTATTCCACCAAAGATGGCCGTTTTATTGCTTTGGCCGCTTTAGAACCCAAATTTTGGGAACTGTTTTGTCGACACGCTGGTAAGGAACATTTACTGAATATGTATTTATTTTCCGAAGAAAAACGCCATGAATCCATCGCTGAACTGGAGCGTTTCTTCCTGGAAAAAACAATGAAGGAATGGATGGATTGGACGGCCGGACAGGACTTTTGTTTGACCCCGGTTTTGAACCAGATGGAAGTTAGGCAACATCCTCATTTTAAGGCAAGGAATAGCTTTAATGAAGCTGGTTATCAACGAAATCCATTTGGGTTTACGGTTCAGGAAAACCAAGGTTGGCCGGCACCGAGTTTGGGAGAAGACAGTGAAGCAATTCTTATCGAATTTGGGTTTTCGAAGTCAGAAATCAGTTCTCTTTTGACTATTTAA
- a CDS encoding DNA-3-methyladenine glycosylase — translation MSGLNPSIRLSQTYFEQEDVVALAKNLIGKELFTCFNGQLSSGIITETEAYAGVSDKASHAFGGRRTARTETMYAPGGTAYVYLCYGIHHLFNVVTNRENIPHAVLVRAVFPFRGLETILKRRNQSSLTKTTSGGPGTVSAALGIRTLHNGIQVGLHPELGILDRGLEVPVKWIQVGKRIGVEYAKEDANLPYRFWLTWEDSKKVMDMLS, via the coding sequence ATGTCGGGGTTAAATCCTTCAATTCGCCTCAGCCAAACCTATTTCGAGCAGGAAGATGTGGTTGCCTTGGCTAAAAACTTAATTGGTAAGGAATTGTTTACTTGTTTTAATGGTCAACTAAGTTCCGGAATCATTACCGAAACGGAAGCCTATGCAGGGGTTTCAGACAAAGCCTCTCATGCCTTTGGTGGCCGCCGAACGGCTCGTACCGAAACCATGTATGCACCCGGAGGAACGGCTTATGTTTATTTGTGCTATGGTATTCACCACTTGTTTAACGTGGTTACCAACCGGGAAAATATTCCTCATGCCGTTTTAGTTCGGGCTGTATTTCCTTTCAGAGGCTTAGAAACTATATTGAAACGCCGAAATCAATCTAGTTTAACCAAAACTACATCGGGTGGTCCCGGAACTGTTTCGGCAGCCCTGGGTATTCGAACCTTGCACAATGGCATTCAGGTGGGCTTACATCCCGAATTGGGAATTCTGGATCGCGGTTTGGAAGTTCCGGTGAAATGGATTCAGGTGGGAAAACGTATTGGAGTGGAGTATGCCAAGGAAGATGCCAATTTGCCTTATCGCTTTTGGCTAACCTGGGAAGATTCAAAAAAAGTAATGGATATGCTTAGTTAA
- a CDS encoding PglZ domain-containing protein: protein MEKIKILWADDEIDLLKPHILFLKEKGYELKTATNGDDALDLVKDEHFDIVFLDENMPGISGLETLNRIKQIDSGLPVVMITKSEEESIMEDAIGSKIADYLIKPVNPNQILLTLKKNLDNKRLIREKTSSGYQQEFRQIGMTMSDRLSLEEWTELYKKLVFWELEINSTKEEGMAEVLNMQKTEANNLFGRFIDRNYINWVNGKDSNPPVMSHTLLKKKLIPVLDKEESVFMVVIDNLRYDQWKVIQPVINELFRTEQEDIYFSILPTATQYARNALFAGLLPSEIEKRFPKMWLNDEDEGGKNQFEGEFLADQLKRLGRDMKHSYTKITNYAAGKKLAESVSNLMQNKLNVVVYNFVDMLSHARTDMEVIRELADDEKAYRSITLSWFENSPLWDILQQVAAKKATLVITTDHGTIRVKNPSKLIGDRNVNTNLRYKQGKNMQWEKNDVFEVKNPGDAFLPRVNVSTAFVFAKEDYFFAYPNNYNHYVNHYRNTFQHGGISLEEVLIPFVVLKSK from the coding sequence ATGGAAAAAATTAAAATCCTGTGGGCTGATGACGAAATAGATTTATTGAAGCCACATATCCTTTTTTTAAAAGAAAAAGGTTACGAATTAAAAACAGCTACCAACGGGGACGACGCTCTGGACCTGGTAAAAGACGAACATTTCGACATTGTATTTTTAGATGAAAACATGCCCGGAATTTCCGGTTTAGAGACCTTGAATCGCATAAAACAAATTGATTCAGGATTGCCGGTAGTAATGATTACAAAAAGCGAAGAAGAAAGCATTATGGAAGATGCCATCGGGTCGAAAATTGCAGATTACCTGATTAAACCGGTGAATCCCAACCAAATTTTGCTTACGCTGAAGAAAAACCTGGACAATAAGCGCCTGATTCGTGAAAAAACCAGCAGCGGATACCAACAGGAATTCAGGCAGATTGGAATGACCATGAGCGACCGGCTTAGCCTGGAAGAATGGACAGAATTGTATAAAAAACTGGTGTTTTGGGAGCTTGAAATTAACAGCACTAAGGAAGAAGGAATGGCCGAAGTTTTGAATATGCAGAAAACAGAGGCTAACAACCTTTTTGGGAGATTTATTGACCGCAATTACATCAATTGGGTTAATGGTAAAGATTCTAATCCGCCGGTGATGAGCCATACCTTGCTCAAAAAGAAATTAATTCCGGTTTTAGATAAAGAAGAATCGGTATTTATGGTGGTTATAGACAATTTGAGGTATGATCAATGGAAAGTGATACAACCGGTAATAAATGAGCTTTTTAGGACCGAACAAGAAGATATTTACTTCTCCATTTTGCCAACGGCTACCCAATATGCCCGAAATGCCTTGTTTGCCGGATTGCTACCCAGTGAAATAGAAAAACGTTTCCCGAAAATGTGGTTGAATGATGAGGACGAGGGAGGAAAGAATCAATTTGAAGGAGAATTTTTGGCGGATCAATTGAAACGTTTGGGCAGGGATATGAAGCATAGTTATACCAAAATCACCAATTATGCTGCCGGAAAAAAATTGGCTGAAAGCGTTTCAAACCTCATGCAAAACAAGCTGAACGTGGTGGTTTACAACTTTGTAGATATGCTATCGCATGCCCGCACCGATATGGAAGTAATACGTGAATTAGCCGACGATGAAAAAGCCTATCGCAGCATTACCTTAAGTTGGTTTGAAAACAGTCCGTTATGGGATATTTTACAACAAGTAGCAGCAAAAAAGGCTACCCTGGTCATTACCACCGACCACGGAACCATCCGCGTAAAAAATCCTTCCAAACTGATTGGAGACCGCAATGTAAATACCAATTTGCGCTACAAACAAGGTAAAAACATGCAATGGGAAAAGAACGATGTGTTTGAAGTGAAAAATCCGGGCGATGCCTTTTTGCCAAGGGTCAATGTGAGTACTGCCTTTGTTTTTGCCAAGGAAGACTATTTCTTTGCTTACCCCAACAATTACAACCACTATGTAAACCATTACCGCAACACCTTTCAGCATGGTGGAATTTCGCTGGAAGAAGTGTTGATTCCATTTGTTGTTTTGAAGAGTAAATAG
- the tsaE gene encoding tRNA (adenosine(37)-N6)-threonylcarbamoyltransferase complex ATPase subunit type 1 TsaE: protein MKFQIESEDELNRIARNILDSFPKERVFLFQGDMGSGKTTLIKRICKELGVTSSMGSPTFALVNEYLSKDVGKIYHFDLYRIKSSRELAELGFSDYLDSGSYCFIEWPEYGQEFYEDFVNVLISAEGNKREFRISKGLHP, encoded by the coding sequence ATGAAATTTCAGATAGAATCAGAAGATGAATTAAACCGGATAGCCCGCAACATTTTGGATAGTTTTCCGAAGGAGCGGGTCTTCCTGTTTCAAGGAGATATGGGAAGTGGAAAAACCACTTTAATAAAACGCATTTGCAAGGAATTAGGTGTAACCTCTTCCATGGGTAGCCCAACCTTTGCATTGGTAAATGAATATCTTAGCAAAGACGTTGGTAAAATCTACCATTTTGACCTTTACCGCATTAAAAGCAGCAGAGAATTGGCCGAACTTGGATTCTCCGATTATTTAGACAGCGGCAGTTATTGCTTTATTGAATGGCCTGAATATGGTCAGGAATTCTACGAGGATTTTGTAAACGTATTGATTAGTGCAGAAGGCAACAAACGAGAGTTTAGGATTTCAAAAGGTTTGCACCCATGA